A stretch of Oncorhynchus mykiss isolate Arlee chromosome 12, USDA_OmykA_1.1, whole genome shotgun sequence DNA encodes these proteins:
- the LOC110538429 gene encoding ELAV-like protein 3 isoform X16, which yields MSRMVTQIISTMETQVSNGPSGTSLPNGPVISTNGATDDSKTNLIVNYLPQNMTQEEFKSLFGSIGEIESCKLVRDKITGQSLGYGFVNYVDPNDADKAINTLNGLKLQTKTIKVSYARPSSASIRDANLYVSGLPKTMTQKDMEQLFSQYGRIITSRILVDQVTGISRGVGFIRFDKRNEAEEAIKGLNGQKPLGAAEPITVKFANNPSQKTGQALLTQLYQTAARRYTGPLHHQTQRFSLIPPFGKGPDPNNSTKPILDNLLNASYGVKRFSPITIDSMTSLAGVNLTGPTGAGWCIFVYNLSPEADESVLWQLFGPFGAVTNVKVIRDFTTNKCKGFGFVTMTNYDEAAMAIASLNGYRLGDRVLQVSFKTSKQHKA from the exons CAGATAATCAGCACCATGGAAACCCAGGTGTCCAACGGTCCGAGCGGAACCAGCCTGCCTAACGGGCCAGTCATCAGCACCAACGGTGCCACAGACGACAGCAAGACCAACCTAATCGTCAACTACCTGCCTCAGAACATGACCCAGGAAGAATTCAAGAGCCTGTTCGGTAGCATCGGAGAGATTGAATCCTGCAAACTGGTCCGAGACAAGATTACAG GCCAGAGTTTGGGCTATGGGTTCGTAAACTATGTGGATCCCAATGACGCAGACAAGGCCATCAACACACTCAACGGTCTCAAACTGCAGACCAAAACAATTAAG GTATCGTACGCCCGTCCCAGCTCAGCATCTATCCGTGATGCCAACTTGTATGTGAGCGGTCTGCCTAAGACCATGACCCAGAAGGACATGGAGCAGCTGTTCTCCCAGTACGGACGCATCATCACCTCCCGCATCCTGGTGGACCAGGTTACAG GTATATCGCGAGGAGTGGGCTTCATCCGGTTTGACAAGCGGAACGAGGCAGAAGAGGCCATCAAGGGCCTGAACGGCCAGAAACCCCTGGGCGCAGCCGAACCCATTACGGTGAAGTTCGCCAACAACCCCAGCCAGAAGACGGGCCAGGCCCTGCTCACCCAGCTGTACCAGACCGCTGCACGTCGCTACACTGGCCCTCTGCACCATCAGACTCAGCGCTTCAG CCTCATCCCTCCATTTGGAAAGGGACCAGATCCAAATAACAGCACAAAACCAAT ACTCGACAATTTACTAAACGCCAGCTACGGAGTCAAGAG GTTCTCCCCCATCACAATCGACAGCATGACCAGCCTGGCGGGAGTCAACCTGACCGGGCCTACCGGAGCCGGCTGGTGCATCTTCGTCTACAACCTGTCGCCCGAGGCTGACGAAAGCGTCCTGTGGCAGCTGTTTGGGCCCTTCGGCGCCGTCACAAACGTCAAGGTCATCCGTGACTTCACCACCAACAAATGTAAGGGCTTCGGCTTCGTCACCATGACCAACTACGATGAGGCAGCCATGGCCATCGCTAGTCTCAACGGCTACCGCTTGGGAGACCGCGTGCTGCAGGTCTCCTTCAAGACCAGCAAGCAACACaaggcctga
- the LOC110538429 gene encoding ELAV-like protein 3 isoform X9 encodes MSRMVTQIISTMETQVSNGPSGTSLPNGPVISTNGATDDSKTNLIVNYLPQNMTQEEFKSLFGSIGEIESCKLVRDKITGIHDASAGQSLGYGFVNYVDPNDADKAINTLNGLKLQTKTIKVSYARPSSASIRDANLYVSGLPKTMTQKDMEQLFSQYGRIITSRILVDQVTAGISRGVGFIRFDKRNEAEEAIKGLNGQKPLGAAEPITVKFANNPSQKTGQALLTQLYQTAARRYTGPLHHQTQRFSLIPPFGKGPDPNNSTKPISPSLLPRFSPITIDSMTSLAGVNLTGPTGAGWCIFVYNLSPEADESVLWQLFGPFGAVTNVKVIRDFTTNKCKGFGFVTMTNYDEAAMAIASLNGYRLGDRVLQVSFKTSKQHKA; translated from the exons CAGATAATCAGCACCATGGAAACCCAGGTGTCCAACGGTCCGAGCGGAACCAGCCTGCCTAACGGGCCAGTCATCAGCACCAACGGTGCCACAGACGACAGCAAGACCAACCTAATCGTCAACTACCTGCCTCAGAACATGACCCAGGAAGAATTCAAGAGCCTGTTCGGTAGCATCGGAGAGATTGAATCCTGCAAACTGGTCCGAGACAAGATTACAGGTATTCATGATGCTTCAGCAG GCCAGAGTTTGGGCTATGGGTTCGTAAACTATGTGGATCCCAATGACGCAGACAAGGCCATCAACACACTCAACGGTCTCAAACTGCAGACCAAAACAATTAAG GTATCGTACGCCCGTCCCAGCTCAGCATCTATCCGTGATGCCAACTTGTATGTGAGCGGTCTGCCTAAGACCATGACCCAGAAGGACATGGAGCAGCTGTTCTCCCAGTACGGACGCATCATCACCTCCCGCATCCTGGTGGACCAGGTTACAG CAGGTATATCGCGAGGAGTGGGCTTCATCCGGTTTGACAAGCGGAACGAGGCAGAAGAGGCCATCAAGGGCCTGAACGGCCAGAAACCCCTGGGCGCAGCCGAACCCATTACGGTGAAGTTCGCCAACAACCCCAGCCAGAAGACGGGCCAGGCCCTGCTCACCCAGCTGTACCAGACCGCTGCACGTCGCTACACTGGCCCTCTGCACCATCAGACTCAGCGCTTCAG CCTCATCCCTCCATTTGGAAAGGGACCAGATCCAAATAACAGCACAAAACCAAT ttctccctctcttcttcctagGTTCTCCCCCATCACAATCGACAGCATGACCAGCCTGGCGGGAGTCAACCTGACCGGGCCTACCGGAGCCGGCTGGTGCATCTTCGTCTACAACCTGTCGCCCGAGGCTGACGAAAGCGTCCTGTGGCAGCTGTTTGGGCCCTTCGGCGCCGTCACAAACGTCAAGGTCATCCGTGACTTCACCACCAACAAATGTAAGGGCTTCGGCTTCGTCACCATGACCAACTACGATGAGGCAGCCATGGCCATCGCTAGTCTCAACGGCTACCGCTTGGGAGACCGCGTGCTGCAGGTCTCCTTCAAGACCAGCAAGCAACACaaggcctga
- the LOC110538429 gene encoding ELAV-like protein 3 isoform X3, whose amino-acid sequence MSRMVTQIISTMETQVSNGPSGTSLPNGPVISTNGATDDSKTNLIVNYLPQNMTQEEFKSLFGSIGEIESCKLVRDKITGIHDASAGQSLGYGFVNYVDPNDADKAINTLNGLKLQTKTIKVSYARPSSASIRDANLYVSGLPKTMTQKDMEQLFSQYGRIITSRILVDQVTGISRGVGFIRFDKRNEAEEAIKGLNGQKPLGAAEPITVKFANNPSQKTGQALLTQLYQTAARRYTGPLHHQTQRFSLIPPFGKGPDPNNSTKPILDNLLNASYGVKSSPSLLPRFSPITIDSMTSLAGVNLTGPTGAGWCIFVYNLSPEADESVLWQLFGPFGAVTNVKVIRDFTTNKCKGFGFVTMTNYDEAAMAIASLNGYRLGDRVLQVSFKTSKQHKA is encoded by the exons CAGATAATCAGCACCATGGAAACCCAGGTGTCCAACGGTCCGAGCGGAACCAGCCTGCCTAACGGGCCAGTCATCAGCACCAACGGTGCCACAGACGACAGCAAGACCAACCTAATCGTCAACTACCTGCCTCAGAACATGACCCAGGAAGAATTCAAGAGCCTGTTCGGTAGCATCGGAGAGATTGAATCCTGCAAACTGGTCCGAGACAAGATTACAGGTATTCATGATGCTTCAGCAG GCCAGAGTTTGGGCTATGGGTTCGTAAACTATGTGGATCCCAATGACGCAGACAAGGCCATCAACACACTCAACGGTCTCAAACTGCAGACCAAAACAATTAAG GTATCGTACGCCCGTCCCAGCTCAGCATCTATCCGTGATGCCAACTTGTATGTGAGCGGTCTGCCTAAGACCATGACCCAGAAGGACATGGAGCAGCTGTTCTCCCAGTACGGACGCATCATCACCTCCCGCATCCTGGTGGACCAGGTTACAG GTATATCGCGAGGAGTGGGCTTCATCCGGTTTGACAAGCGGAACGAGGCAGAAGAGGCCATCAAGGGCCTGAACGGCCAGAAACCCCTGGGCGCAGCCGAACCCATTACGGTGAAGTTCGCCAACAACCCCAGCCAGAAGACGGGCCAGGCCCTGCTCACCCAGCTGTACCAGACCGCTGCACGTCGCTACACTGGCCCTCTGCACCATCAGACTCAGCGCTTCAG CCTCATCCCTCCATTTGGAAAGGGACCAGATCCAAATAACAGCACAAAACCAAT ACTCGACAATTTACTAAACGCCAGCTACGGAGTCAAGAG ttctccctctcttcttcctagGTTCTCCCCCATCACAATCGACAGCATGACCAGCCTGGCGGGAGTCAACCTGACCGGGCCTACCGGAGCCGGCTGGTGCATCTTCGTCTACAACCTGTCGCCCGAGGCTGACGAAAGCGTCCTGTGGCAGCTGTTTGGGCCCTTCGGCGCCGTCACAAACGTCAAGGTCATCCGTGACTTCACCACCAACAAATGTAAGGGCTTCGGCTTCGTCACCATGACCAACTACGATGAGGCAGCCATGGCCATCGCTAGTCTCAACGGCTACCGCTTGGGAGACCGCGTGCTGCAGGTCTCCTTCAAGACCAGCAAGCAACACaaggcctga
- the LOC110538429 gene encoding ELAV-like protein 3 isoform X5, with amino-acid sequence MSRMVTQIISTMETQVSNGPSGTSLPNGPVISTNGATDDSKTNLIVNYLPQNMTQEEFKSLFGSIGEIESCKLVRDKITGQSLGYGFVNYVDPNDADKAINTLNGLKLQTKTIKVSYARPSSASIRDANLYVSGLPKTMTQKDMEQLFSQYGRIITSRILVDQVTAGISRGVGFIRFDKRNEAEEAIKGLNGQKPLGAAEPITVKFANNPSQKTGQALLTQLYQTAARRYTGPLHHQTQRFSLIPPFGKGPDPNNSTKPILDNLLNASYGVKSSPSLLPRFSPITIDSMTSLAGVNLTGPTGAGWCIFVYNLSPEADESVLWQLFGPFGAVTNVKVIRDFTTNKCKGFGFVTMTNYDEAAMAIASLNGYRLGDRVLQVSFKTSKQHKA; translated from the exons CAGATAATCAGCACCATGGAAACCCAGGTGTCCAACGGTCCGAGCGGAACCAGCCTGCCTAACGGGCCAGTCATCAGCACCAACGGTGCCACAGACGACAGCAAGACCAACCTAATCGTCAACTACCTGCCTCAGAACATGACCCAGGAAGAATTCAAGAGCCTGTTCGGTAGCATCGGAGAGATTGAATCCTGCAAACTGGTCCGAGACAAGATTACAG GCCAGAGTTTGGGCTATGGGTTCGTAAACTATGTGGATCCCAATGACGCAGACAAGGCCATCAACACACTCAACGGTCTCAAACTGCAGACCAAAACAATTAAG GTATCGTACGCCCGTCCCAGCTCAGCATCTATCCGTGATGCCAACTTGTATGTGAGCGGTCTGCCTAAGACCATGACCCAGAAGGACATGGAGCAGCTGTTCTCCCAGTACGGACGCATCATCACCTCCCGCATCCTGGTGGACCAGGTTACAG CAGGTATATCGCGAGGAGTGGGCTTCATCCGGTTTGACAAGCGGAACGAGGCAGAAGAGGCCATCAAGGGCCTGAACGGCCAGAAACCCCTGGGCGCAGCCGAACCCATTACGGTGAAGTTCGCCAACAACCCCAGCCAGAAGACGGGCCAGGCCCTGCTCACCCAGCTGTACCAGACCGCTGCACGTCGCTACACTGGCCCTCTGCACCATCAGACTCAGCGCTTCAG CCTCATCCCTCCATTTGGAAAGGGACCAGATCCAAATAACAGCACAAAACCAAT ACTCGACAATTTACTAAACGCCAGCTACGGAGTCAAGAG ttctccctctcttcttcctagGTTCTCCCCCATCACAATCGACAGCATGACCAGCCTGGCGGGAGTCAACCTGACCGGGCCTACCGGAGCCGGCTGGTGCATCTTCGTCTACAACCTGTCGCCCGAGGCTGACGAAAGCGTCCTGTGGCAGCTGTTTGGGCCCTTCGGCGCCGTCACAAACGTCAAGGTCATCCGTGACTTCACCACCAACAAATGTAAGGGCTTCGGCTTCGTCACCATGACCAACTACGATGAGGCAGCCATGGCCATCGCTAGTCTCAACGGCTACCGCTTGGGAGACCGCGTGCTGCAGGTCTCCTTCAAGACCAGCAAGCAACACaaggcctga
- the LOC110538429 gene encoding ELAV-like protein 3 isoform X4 — protein MSRMVTQIISTMETQVSNGPSGTSLPNGPVISTNGATDDSKTNLIVNYLPQNMTQEEFKSLFGSIGEIESCKLVRDKITDLGQSLGYGFVNYVDPNDADKAINTLNGLKLQTKTIKVSYARPSSASIRDANLYVSGLPKTMTQKDMEQLFSQYGRIITSRILVDQVTAGISRGVGFIRFDKRNEAEEAIKGLNGQKPLGAAEPITVKFANNPSQKTGQALLTQLYQTAARRYTGPLHHQTQRFSLIPPFGKGPDPNNSTKPILDNLLNASYGVKSSPSLLPRFSPITIDSMTSLAGVNLTGPTGAGWCIFVYNLSPEADESVLWQLFGPFGAVTNVKVIRDFTTNKCKGFGFVTMTNYDEAAMAIASLNGYRLGDRVLQVSFKTSKQHKA, from the exons CAGATAATCAGCACCATGGAAACCCAGGTGTCCAACGGTCCGAGCGGAACCAGCCTGCCTAACGGGCCAGTCATCAGCACCAACGGTGCCACAGACGACAGCAAGACCAACCTAATCGTCAACTACCTGCCTCAGAACATGACCCAGGAAGAATTCAAGAGCCTGTTCGGTAGCATCGGAGAGATTGAATCCTGCAAACTGGTCCGAGACAAGATTACA GATTTAGGCCAGAGTTTGGGCTATGGGTTCGTAAACTATGTGGATCCCAATGACGCAGACAAGGCCATCAACACACTCAACGGTCTCAAACTGCAGACCAAAACAATTAAG GTATCGTACGCCCGTCCCAGCTCAGCATCTATCCGTGATGCCAACTTGTATGTGAGCGGTCTGCCTAAGACCATGACCCAGAAGGACATGGAGCAGCTGTTCTCCCAGTACGGACGCATCATCACCTCCCGCATCCTGGTGGACCAGGTTACAG CAGGTATATCGCGAGGAGTGGGCTTCATCCGGTTTGACAAGCGGAACGAGGCAGAAGAGGCCATCAAGGGCCTGAACGGCCAGAAACCCCTGGGCGCAGCCGAACCCATTACGGTGAAGTTCGCCAACAACCCCAGCCAGAAGACGGGCCAGGCCCTGCTCACCCAGCTGTACCAGACCGCTGCACGTCGCTACACTGGCCCTCTGCACCATCAGACTCAGCGCTTCAG CCTCATCCCTCCATTTGGAAAGGGACCAGATCCAAATAACAGCACAAAACCAAT ACTCGACAATTTACTAAACGCCAGCTACGGAGTCAAGAG ttctccctctcttcttcctagGTTCTCCCCCATCACAATCGACAGCATGACCAGCCTGGCGGGAGTCAACCTGACCGGGCCTACCGGAGCCGGCTGGTGCATCTTCGTCTACAACCTGTCGCCCGAGGCTGACGAAAGCGTCCTGTGGCAGCTGTTTGGGCCCTTCGGCGCCGTCACAAACGTCAAGGTCATCCGTGACTTCACCACCAACAAATGTAAGGGCTTCGGCTTCGTCACCATGACCAACTACGATGAGGCAGCCATGGCCATCGCTAGTCTCAACGGCTACCGCTTGGGAGACCGCGTGCTGCAGGTCTCCTTCAAGACCAGCAAGCAACACaaggcctga
- the LOC110538429 gene encoding ELAV-like protein 3 isoform X13, whose amino-acid sequence MSRMVTQIISTMETQVSNGPSGTSLPNGPVISTNGATDDSKTNLIVNYLPQNMTQEEFKSLFGSIGEIESCKLVRDKITGQSLGYGFVNYVDPNDADKAINTLNGLKLQTKTIKVSYARPSSASIRDANLYVSGLPKTMTQKDMEQLFSQYGRIITSRILVDQVTGISRGVGFIRFDKRNEAEEAIKGLNGQKPLGAAEPITVKFANNPSQKTGQALLTQLYQTAARRYTGPLHHQTQRFRFSPITIDSMTSLAGVNLTGPTGAGWCIFVYNLSPEADESVLWQLFGPFGAVTNVKVIRDFTTNKCKGFGFVTMTNYDEAAMAIASLNGYRLGDRVLQVSFKTSKQHKA is encoded by the exons CAGATAATCAGCACCATGGAAACCCAGGTGTCCAACGGTCCGAGCGGAACCAGCCTGCCTAACGGGCCAGTCATCAGCACCAACGGTGCCACAGACGACAGCAAGACCAACCTAATCGTCAACTACCTGCCTCAGAACATGACCCAGGAAGAATTCAAGAGCCTGTTCGGTAGCATCGGAGAGATTGAATCCTGCAAACTGGTCCGAGACAAGATTACAG GCCAGAGTTTGGGCTATGGGTTCGTAAACTATGTGGATCCCAATGACGCAGACAAGGCCATCAACACACTCAACGGTCTCAAACTGCAGACCAAAACAATTAAG GTATCGTACGCCCGTCCCAGCTCAGCATCTATCCGTGATGCCAACTTGTATGTGAGCGGTCTGCCTAAGACCATGACCCAGAAGGACATGGAGCAGCTGTTCTCCCAGTACGGACGCATCATCACCTCCCGCATCCTGGTGGACCAGGTTACAG GTATATCGCGAGGAGTGGGCTTCATCCGGTTTGACAAGCGGAACGAGGCAGAAGAGGCCATCAAGGGCCTGAACGGCCAGAAACCCCTGGGCGCAGCCGAACCCATTACGGTGAAGTTCGCCAACAACCCCAGCCAGAAGACGGGCCAGGCCCTGCTCACCCAGCTGTACCAGACCGCTGCACGTCGCTACACTGGCCCTCTGCACCATCAGACTCAGCGCTTCAG GTTCTCCCCCATCACAATCGACAGCATGACCAGCCTGGCGGGAGTCAACCTGACCGGGCCTACCGGAGCCGGCTGGTGCATCTTCGTCTACAACCTGTCGCCCGAGGCTGACGAAAGCGTCCTGTGGCAGCTGTTTGGGCCCTTCGGCGCCGTCACAAACGTCAAGGTCATCCGTGACTTCACCACCAACAAATGTAAGGGCTTCGGCTTCGTCACCATGACCAACTACGATGAGGCAGCCATGGCCATCGCTAGTCTCAACGGCTACCGCTTGGGAGACCGCGTGCTGCAGGTCTCCTTCAAGACCAGCAAGCAACACaaggcctga
- the LOC110538429 gene encoding ELAV-like protein 3 isoform X8, whose amino-acid sequence MSRMVTQIISTMETQVSNGPSGTSLPNGPVISTNGATDDSKTNLIVNYLPQNMTQEEFKSLFGSIGEIESCKLVRDKITGQSLGYGFVNYVDPNDADKAINTLNGLKLQTKTIKVSYARPSSASIRDANLYVSGLPKTMTQKDMEQLFSQYGRIITSRILVDQVTGISRGVGFIRFDKRNEAEEAIKGLNGQKPLGAAEPITVKFANNPSQKTGQALLTQLYQTAARRYTGPLHHQTQRFSLIPPFGKGPDPNNSTKPILDNLLNASYGVKSSPSLLPRFSPITIDSMTSLAGVNLTGPTGAGWCIFVYNLSPEADESVLWQLFGPFGAVTNVKVIRDFTTNKCKGFGFVTMTNYDEAAMAIASLNGYRLGDRVLQVSFKTSKQHKA is encoded by the exons CAGATAATCAGCACCATGGAAACCCAGGTGTCCAACGGTCCGAGCGGAACCAGCCTGCCTAACGGGCCAGTCATCAGCACCAACGGTGCCACAGACGACAGCAAGACCAACCTAATCGTCAACTACCTGCCTCAGAACATGACCCAGGAAGAATTCAAGAGCCTGTTCGGTAGCATCGGAGAGATTGAATCCTGCAAACTGGTCCGAGACAAGATTACAG GCCAGAGTTTGGGCTATGGGTTCGTAAACTATGTGGATCCCAATGACGCAGACAAGGCCATCAACACACTCAACGGTCTCAAACTGCAGACCAAAACAATTAAG GTATCGTACGCCCGTCCCAGCTCAGCATCTATCCGTGATGCCAACTTGTATGTGAGCGGTCTGCCTAAGACCATGACCCAGAAGGACATGGAGCAGCTGTTCTCCCAGTACGGACGCATCATCACCTCCCGCATCCTGGTGGACCAGGTTACAG GTATATCGCGAGGAGTGGGCTTCATCCGGTTTGACAAGCGGAACGAGGCAGAAGAGGCCATCAAGGGCCTGAACGGCCAGAAACCCCTGGGCGCAGCCGAACCCATTACGGTGAAGTTCGCCAACAACCCCAGCCAGAAGACGGGCCAGGCCCTGCTCACCCAGCTGTACCAGACCGCTGCACGTCGCTACACTGGCCCTCTGCACCATCAGACTCAGCGCTTCAG CCTCATCCCTCCATTTGGAAAGGGACCAGATCCAAATAACAGCACAAAACCAAT ACTCGACAATTTACTAAACGCCAGCTACGGAGTCAAGAG ttctccctctcttcttcctagGTTCTCCCCCATCACAATCGACAGCATGACCAGCCTGGCGGGAGTCAACCTGACCGGGCCTACCGGAGCCGGCTGGTGCATCTTCGTCTACAACCTGTCGCCCGAGGCTGACGAAAGCGTCCTGTGGCAGCTGTTTGGGCCCTTCGGCGCCGTCACAAACGTCAAGGTCATCCGTGACTTCACCACCAACAAATGTAAGGGCTTCGGCTTCGTCACCATGACCAACTACGATGAGGCAGCCATGGCCATCGCTAGTCTCAACGGCTACCGCTTGGGAGACCGCGTGCTGCAGGTCTCCTTCAAGACCAGCAAGCAACACaaggcctga
- the LOC110538429 gene encoding ELAV-like protein 3 isoform X6 — MSRMVTQIISTMETQVSNGPSGTSLPNGPVISTNGATDDSKTNLIVNYLPQNMTQEEFKSLFGSIGEIESCKLVRDKITGIHDASAGQSLGYGFVNYVDPNDADKAINTLNGLKLQTKTIKVSYARPSSASIRDANLYVSGLPKTMTQKDMEQLFSQYGRIITSRILVDQVTAGISRGVGFIRFDKRNEAEEAIKGLNGQKPLGAAEPITVKFANNPSQKTGQALLTQLYQTAARRYTGPLHHQTQRFSLIPPFGKGPDPNNSTKPILDNLLNASYGVKRFSPITIDSMTSLAGVNLTGPTGAGWCIFVYNLSPEADESVLWQLFGPFGAVTNVKVIRDFTTNKCKGFGFVTMTNYDEAAMAIASLNGYRLGDRVLQVSFKTSKQHKA; from the exons CAGATAATCAGCACCATGGAAACCCAGGTGTCCAACGGTCCGAGCGGAACCAGCCTGCCTAACGGGCCAGTCATCAGCACCAACGGTGCCACAGACGACAGCAAGACCAACCTAATCGTCAACTACCTGCCTCAGAACATGACCCAGGAAGAATTCAAGAGCCTGTTCGGTAGCATCGGAGAGATTGAATCCTGCAAACTGGTCCGAGACAAGATTACAGGTATTCATGATGCTTCAGCAG GCCAGAGTTTGGGCTATGGGTTCGTAAACTATGTGGATCCCAATGACGCAGACAAGGCCATCAACACACTCAACGGTCTCAAACTGCAGACCAAAACAATTAAG GTATCGTACGCCCGTCCCAGCTCAGCATCTATCCGTGATGCCAACTTGTATGTGAGCGGTCTGCCTAAGACCATGACCCAGAAGGACATGGAGCAGCTGTTCTCCCAGTACGGACGCATCATCACCTCCCGCATCCTGGTGGACCAGGTTACAG CAGGTATATCGCGAGGAGTGGGCTTCATCCGGTTTGACAAGCGGAACGAGGCAGAAGAGGCCATCAAGGGCCTGAACGGCCAGAAACCCCTGGGCGCAGCCGAACCCATTACGGTGAAGTTCGCCAACAACCCCAGCCAGAAGACGGGCCAGGCCCTGCTCACCCAGCTGTACCAGACCGCTGCACGTCGCTACACTGGCCCTCTGCACCATCAGACTCAGCGCTTCAG CCTCATCCCTCCATTTGGAAAGGGACCAGATCCAAATAACAGCACAAAACCAAT ACTCGACAATTTACTAAACGCCAGCTACGGAGTCAAGAG GTTCTCCCCCATCACAATCGACAGCATGACCAGCCTGGCGGGAGTCAACCTGACCGGGCCTACCGGAGCCGGCTGGTGCATCTTCGTCTACAACCTGTCGCCCGAGGCTGACGAAAGCGTCCTGTGGCAGCTGTTTGGGCCCTTCGGCGCCGTCACAAACGTCAAGGTCATCCGTGACTTCACCACCAACAAATGTAAGGGCTTCGGCTTCGTCACCATGACCAACTACGATGAGGCAGCCATGGCCATCGCTAGTCTCAACGGCTACCGCTTGGGAGACCGCGTGCTGCAGGTCTCCTTCAAGACCAGCAAGCAACACaaggcctga
- the LOC110538429 gene encoding ELAV-like protein 3 isoform X1 has translation MSRMVTQIISTMETQVSNGPSGTSLPNGPVISTNGATDDSKTNLIVNYLPQNMTQEEFKSLFGSIGEIESCKLVRDKITGIHDASAGQSLGYGFVNYVDPNDADKAINTLNGLKLQTKTIKVSYARPSSASIRDANLYVSGLPKTMTQKDMEQLFSQYGRIITSRILVDQVTAGISRGVGFIRFDKRNEAEEAIKGLNGQKPLGAAEPITVKFANNPSQKTGQALLTQLYQTAARRYTGPLHHQTQRFSLIPPFGKGPDPNNSTKPILDNLLNASYGVKSSPSLLPRFSPITIDSMTSLAGVNLTGPTGAGWCIFVYNLSPEADESVLWQLFGPFGAVTNVKVIRDFTTNKCKGFGFVTMTNYDEAAMAIASLNGYRLGDRVLQVSFKTSKQHKA, from the exons CAGATAATCAGCACCATGGAAACCCAGGTGTCCAACGGTCCGAGCGGAACCAGCCTGCCTAACGGGCCAGTCATCAGCACCAACGGTGCCACAGACGACAGCAAGACCAACCTAATCGTCAACTACCTGCCTCAGAACATGACCCAGGAAGAATTCAAGAGCCTGTTCGGTAGCATCGGAGAGATTGAATCCTGCAAACTGGTCCGAGACAAGATTACAGGTATTCATGATGCTTCAGCAG GCCAGAGTTTGGGCTATGGGTTCGTAAACTATGTGGATCCCAATGACGCAGACAAGGCCATCAACACACTCAACGGTCTCAAACTGCAGACCAAAACAATTAAG GTATCGTACGCCCGTCCCAGCTCAGCATCTATCCGTGATGCCAACTTGTATGTGAGCGGTCTGCCTAAGACCATGACCCAGAAGGACATGGAGCAGCTGTTCTCCCAGTACGGACGCATCATCACCTCCCGCATCCTGGTGGACCAGGTTACAG CAGGTATATCGCGAGGAGTGGGCTTCATCCGGTTTGACAAGCGGAACGAGGCAGAAGAGGCCATCAAGGGCCTGAACGGCCAGAAACCCCTGGGCGCAGCCGAACCCATTACGGTGAAGTTCGCCAACAACCCCAGCCAGAAGACGGGCCAGGCCCTGCTCACCCAGCTGTACCAGACCGCTGCACGTCGCTACACTGGCCCTCTGCACCATCAGACTCAGCGCTTCAG CCTCATCCCTCCATTTGGAAAGGGACCAGATCCAAATAACAGCACAAAACCAAT ACTCGACAATTTACTAAACGCCAGCTACGGAGTCAAGAG ttctccctctcttcttcctagGTTCTCCCCCATCACAATCGACAGCATGACCAGCCTGGCGGGAGTCAACCTGACCGGGCCTACCGGAGCCGGCTGGTGCATCTTCGTCTACAACCTGTCGCCCGAGGCTGACGAAAGCGTCCTGTGGCAGCTGTTTGGGCCCTTCGGCGCCGTCACAAACGTCAAGGTCATCCGTGACTTCACCACCAACAAATGTAAGGGCTTCGGCTTCGTCACCATGACCAACTACGATGAGGCAGCCATGGCCATCGCTAGTCTCAACGGCTACCGCTTGGGAGACCGCGTGCTGCAGGTCTCCTTCAAGACCAGCAAGCAACACaaggcctga